A single Candidatus Pacearchaeota archaeon DNA region contains:
- the pyrH gene encoding UMP kinase, which yields MKKYKRILLKIGGESFGKEDGRGVSLSSYMKIAKEIVDIKKKNNVDLCIVIGGGNIFRGREIGEEHFDKVTADYMGMLSTIINGLGLEEALESLGVPSKLMSSIEMDKVCESFSKKKAIEYLNQGKIVVFAGGTGNPFFTTDTLAALRSCEIDCDLILKATNVDGVYNKDPKKYSDAKLYENLTFEEALEKKLNVMDLTAFALCLDNQKPIIVFNIKKFKDISKALKGEKFGTFIG from the coding sequence ATGAAAAAATACAAAAGAATATTATTAAAGATTGGAGGGGAGTCGTTTGGCAAAGAAGATGGCAGAGGAGTTTCTTTGTCTTCGTATATGAAAATAGCCAAAGAGATTGTTGATATTAAAAAAAAGAATAATGTTGACTTATGTATTGTTATTGGAGGAGGAAATATTTTTAGGGGTCGTGAAATAGGAGAAGAACATTTTGACAAGGTGACGGCTGATTATATGGGAATGTTATCCACTATTATCAATGGATTGGGATTAGAAGAGGCCTTAGAGTCTTTGGGTGTTCCATCAAAATTAATGTCATCAATAGAAATGGATAAAGTTTGCGAGTCTTTTTCAAAAAAGAAAGCAATTGAATATTTAAATCAAGGAAAGATAGTTGTTTTTGCTGGAGGAACTGGTAATCCTTTTTTTACCACAGATACTTTAGCTGCTTTAAGATCTTGCGAGATTGATTGTGATTTAATTTTAAAAGCTACTAATGTTGATGGAGTATATAATAAAGACCCTAAAAAGTATTCCGATGCTAAGCTGTATGAAAATTTAACCTTTGAAGAGGCCTTAGAGAAGAAACTAAATGTTATGGATTTAACAGCTTTTGCTTTGTGTTTAGATAATCAAAAGCCGATTATTGTATTTAATATTAAAAAATTTAAAGATATTTCTAAAGCATTAAAAGGAGAAAAATTTGGAACATTTATAGGTTGA
- the purB gene encoding adenylosuccinate lyase — protein sequence MISRYTNERMAKIWSENYKFTTWLKVEIAVLKARKDLGEFKYNIPHVDKIKINSDEINRIEKEITKHDVVAFLEYISPQFPEELRPWLHRGLTSYDVVDTAQSLQLRESINLIQDALTDLMEIVEAKALENIHAVQIGRTHGIHAEPITFGVKLINWYAELKRHKERLESLKIRVSVGKISGAVGMYTLDPKVEVITCEKLGLKPIIATQIISRDIIAEYMAVLGLIAGTVSKISVSMRLMAQTEIGEVMESFSKDQKGSSAMPHKKNPIGWENLTGLMRIVCSNVQVSYGNLSDCWNERSLDNSGPERVILPDSSALVEYGLKRLASIFRKMRVSKERMKENLELTKGLIFSQEVMMLVSEKSGLPRERAHTLVRDIALECWETKEDFYTALLRNEEIMKFINPDELHECFDIEKKIRYTNQIFNQIIIL from the coding sequence GTGATCAGTCGTTATACAAATGAGAGAATGGCAAAAATTTGGTCTGAGAACTACAAATTCACAACTTGGCTTAAAGTGGAGATAGCCGTTTTGAAGGCTCGCAAAGATTTGGGAGAATTTAAGTATAATATTCCTCATGTCGACAAGATAAAAATCAATTCGGATGAAATCAATCGTATTGAAAAAGAAATTACAAAGCACGATGTTGTTGCATTTTTGGAGTACATTTCTCCGCAATTTCCGGAAGAGCTTCGACCCTGGCTTCATCGAGGATTAACCTCTTACGATGTCGTTGATACGGCTCAAAGTCTTCAGCTCCGGGAAAGCATCAATCTTATCCAAGATGCTTTAACGGACTTAATGGAAATTGTTGAAGCGAAAGCCTTGGAAAACATCCATGCCGTACAAATCGGACGTACTCACGGAATTCATGCCGAACCGATAACTTTCGGGGTCAAGCTAATTAACTGGTATGCGGAACTGAAGAGACACAAAGAAAGACTGGAAAGTCTTAAAATCAGAGTTTCAGTCGGCAAAATCAGTGGTGCTGTCGGCATGTATACACTTGACCCAAAAGTCGAAGTGATAACCTGTGAAAAGCTTGGGCTCAAACCCATTATTGCGACACAGATTATTTCTCGCGATATCATTGCTGAATACATGGCGGTCCTTGGCTTAATTGCCGGAACAGTTTCTAAGATATCGGTCAGCATGCGTCTCATGGCTCAAACCGAGATCGGTGAGGTCATGGAATCGTTCAGCAAAGACCAAAAGGGGTCATCGGCCATGCCGCACAAAAAGAACCCTATCGGCTGGGAGAATCTGACCGGATTAATGCGCATTGTCTGCAGCAACGTTCAAGTTTCCTATGGCAATCTTTCTGACTGCTGGAACGAACGAAGCTTGGATAATTCTGGACCAGAGAGAGTGATTCTTCCCGACAGTTCGGCATTGGTCGAATATGGACTAAAAAGACTTGCTTCAATATTCCGGAAGATGAGGGTTTCCAAGGAAAGAATGAAGGAAAATCTCGAGTTGACCAAGGGTTTGATTTTTTCCCAGGAAGTGATGATGCTTGTTTCCGAAAAGAGTGGCCTGCCAAGAGAAAGAGCGCATACTCTTGTGAGGGATATTGCCCTTGAATGCTGGGAAACCAAAGAAGATTTCTACACCGCATTACTTCGGAACGAAGAGATTATGAAATTCATTAATCCCGATGAACTTCATGAGTGTTTCGATATTGAAAAAAAGATTCGATACACTAATCAAATCTTCAATCAGATAATAATTCTTTAA
- the rlmN gene encoding 23S rRNA (adenine(2503)-C(2))-methyltransferase RlmN, whose translation MNLSLIEKKLENQPKYRIKQVHKLIFQDLIEDWDKASVLPLSLREELKKDCPLEIEHKMFDEGNTIKALIELSDGLKIESVLMKHTDNRSTVCVSSQVGCPLACSFCATGTMGLKRNLTVEEIVLQVLLFMRICKVTNIVFMGMGEPFLNYDNVMSAIRILNSPEYFNIGSRKISISTSGIIEGIERFTNEDLQVNLSISLHAPNDELRSKLMPVNKKYPLKDVLRVVDDYILKNKRKVMFEYLMIKGENDSLECAKELAKIMKKSLYMVNLIVYNPTGKFKASDSKTIKKFKDYLEKEGIFTTQRYEFGRGIKAACGQLATKA comes from the coding sequence ATGAATTTATCTCTAATTGAAAAAAAATTAGAAAATCAACCTAAGTATAGGATTAAGCAGGTGCACAAACTGATTTTTCAAGACTTAATAGAAGATTGGGACAAGGCAAGTGTCCTGCCTTTATCTTTGCGCGAAGAATTAAAAAAAGATTGTCCTTTAGAAATCGAACACAAAATGTTTGATGAAGGAAATACAATCAAAGCTTTAATTGAATTATCAGATGGATTAAAAATTGAATCAGTTTTAATGAAGCATACTGATAATCGTTCGACGGTTTGTGTTTCTTCTCAGGTTGGTTGTCCCTTGGCGTGTTCTTTTTGTGCGACTGGAACGATGGGGTTAAAGAGAAATTTAACCGTTGAAGAAATAGTTCTTCAAGTTTTGTTGTTTATGAGAATTTGCAAAGTAACTAATATTGTTTTTATGGGAATGGGAGAACCGTTTTTGAACTATGATAATGTAATGTCAGCAATTCGTATTTTAAACAGTCCAGAGTATTTTAATATTGGAAGTCGCAAGATATCTATTTCGACTTCGGGAATAATTGAGGGAATAGAAAGATTTACCAACGAAGATTTGCAAGTAAATCTTTCTATTTCTTTACACGCTCCTAATGATGAATTGAGAAGTAAATTAATGCCAGTGAATAAAAAGTATCCTTTAAAAGATGTTCTAAGAGTTGTTGATGATTATATTTTAAAAAATAAAAGGAAAGTGATGTTTGAGTATTTAATGATAAAGGGAGAGAATGATTCTCTTGAATGTGCTAAAGAATTAGCAAAAATAATGAAAAAATCATTATACATGGTTAATTTAATAGTCTATAATCCAACGGGAAAGTTTAAAGCATCAGATTCTAAAACAATTAAAAAATTCAAAGATTATTTAGAAAAAGAGGGAATTTTTACTACCCAAAGATATGAATTTGGAAGGGGAATTAAGGCAGCTTGCGGACAATTGGCAACTAAAGCATAA
- a CDS encoding DNA recombination protein RmuC, whose translation MTTETITLIASLFIILVFTYILFQKLMNENDKRSKMLFEEERKRLLEQVDLKKELISESIQHNKDTIKDLIERVHQELDKSKKQLDEVEKERIGEFNTLRTVLEEYKTVTGSLKDSTEGLRNVLSNNQLRGKYGEEIAENLLKTIGFVRGENYEANTAQDNNANRPDFTIFLPDRTKINIDVKFPLNNFIKFNDEEDKEKKKQFKKVFEQDVKNRIKEISGREYINPEEDTVDFVILFVPNEMIFSFIYDQMNETWNDAMAKKVVLAGPFSFTAILRMVFQSYKSFKYQENLHEIIKLIKKFEIEYNKYNEEVDSLGKKIRAVSTQFDEVSITRTKKLSTIVDKIKNENVITKEEVKVIENKE comes from the coding sequence ATGACAACCGAAACCATCACTTTAATAGCTTCATTATTTATAATCCTTGTTTTTACGTATATTCTTTTTCAGAAGTTAATGAATGAAAACGATAAAAGAAGTAAGATGTTGTTCGAAGAAGAAAGGAAGAGATTATTAGAACAGGTTGATCTTAAAAAAGAACTTATCAGTGAATCAATTCAACACAACAAAGATACGATTAAAGATTTGATTGAAAGAGTTCATCAAGAACTGGATAAGAGCAAAAAGCAGTTAGATGAAGTGGAAAAAGAAAGAATTGGAGAATTTAATACCTTAAGAACAGTATTAGAAGAATACAAGACAGTAACTGGCAGTTTAAAAGATTCAACCGAAGGGTTGAGAAATGTTTTGTCAAATAATCAATTAAGGGGAAAATACGGAGAAGAAATCGCTGAGAACCTGTTAAAGACAATCGGTTTTGTTAGAGGAGAAAACTATGAAGCTAATACAGCCCAAGATAATAATGCTAATAGACCTGATTTTACTATTTTCTTACCCGATAGAACTAAAATAAATATCGATGTTAAATTTCCTTTGAATAATTTCATCAAGTTTAATGATGAAGAAGATAAAGAAAAGAAAAAACAATTCAAAAAAGTTTTTGAGCAGGATGTTAAAAATAGAATAAAAGAAATATCAGGTAGAGAATATATTAATCCCGAAGAAGATACCGTTGATTTTGTTATTTTATTCGTTCCTAACGAAATGATTTTCAGCTTTATCTATGATCAAATGAACGAAACCTGGAACGACGCTATGGCAAAGAAAGTAGTGCTCGCTGGACCATTTAGTTTTACTGCTATCTTACGGATGGTTTTCCAATCATATAAGAGTTTTAAATATCAGGAGAATCTTCATGAAATCATAAAATTAATTAAGAAGTTTGAAATTGAATATAATAAATATAATGAAGAGGTTGATTCTTTGGGAAAGAAAATTAGGGCAGTTTCAACTCAGTTTGACGAAGTATCAATTACTAGAACTAAAAAACTATCAACAATAGTTGATAAAATAAAGAATGAGAATGTTATAACTAAAGAAGAAGTTAAGGTTATAGAAAACAAAGAATGA
- a CDS encoding DUF3800 domain-containing protein, with protein MEKSKTYIFIDESGKPEVFSFKGVNLVEKGQATKFLILAAIRVEDQLLLQQKVVDFKSSLLKNKELTRVFSSAYALDSFHAQSDYPQVRERFYNFIKELKDIKIDVIVVEKLKCYQQLKENPGKMYGVMSGQLLKNICHQTDQTEIVFSRKDSKLKLRKELEIEVERIRLDYLDKHPRLNAELSLSYQHNPHYTHGGLQIADYIAYAVFQLFENNNSIYYEIIKEKIGKIQDICNKKYFTQSNPLQLST; from the coding sequence ATGGAAAAATCTAAAACATATATTTTTATAGATGAATCCGGAAAACCTGAAGTTTTTTCTTTTAAAGGAGTAAATTTAGTTGAAAAAGGGCAGGCAACTAAATTTTTGATTTTAGCTGCCATAAGAGTAGAAGATCAACTACTTCTTCAACAGAAAGTTGTAGATTTTAAAAGTAGCCTTTTAAAAAACAAAGAATTAACAAGGGTTTTTTCTTCAGCCTATGCCTTAGATTCTTTCCATGCTCAAAGTGATTATCCTCAAGTAAGAGAAAGATTCTATAATTTTATTAAAGAATTAAAAGATATCAAAATAGATGTTATTGTTGTTGAAAAATTAAAATGTTATCAACAGTTAAAAGAAAATCCGGGGAAAATGTATGGAGTCATGTCTGGACAATTATTAAAAAATATATGTCATCAAACTGACCAAACAGAAATAGTTTTTTCAAGAAAAGATAGTAAGTTAAAATTAAGAAAGGAACTAGAAATAGAGGTTGAAAGGATAAGATTAGATTATCTTGATAAACATCCACGATTAAATGCTGAATTAAGTCTTTCTTATCAGCACAATCCTCACTATACTCATGGTGGTTTGCAAATAGCAGATTATATAGCCTATGCAGTTTTTCAATTATTTGAAAATAATAACAGTATTTATTACGAAATTATCAAAGAGAAAATCGGAAAAATTCAAGATATTTGTAATAAAAAATACTTCACTCAGAGCAATCCGCTACAACTATCCACTTAA
- a CDS encoding U32 family peptidase, which produces MKKPELMSPIRDWASLEACKSYANAVYFGVDELSMRAASGIKVSELEAFIKKCHSYGIKGYLTVNSVVYNHDIKKAEKLLKKAKKGGVDAVIVWDPAVIQLARKIKIPFIVSTQANISNYEAALFYKKLGAKRIVLAREMTLKQIKELKKKVKIEIEVFVHGAMCMAISGRCILSAYLYGKSANCGSCAQPCRKEWTLSDEEGNAVSNEGKYFMSAKDLCMIEFVPELIKAGIDSFKIEGRRRDPKYIEVVSRCYREAIDAYFDKSFTSEKVKKWKEELSSVYNRGFSTGFYFGTPSKEGISYEKADNVSLEKKVLVGYITHYYPKVKSGSITLNHLDLKVGDKIIIEGTNTYIEQKVESMQIKNKSIEKGKKGEEVAIVFKDVVRKNNKVFLLEKRKV; this is translated from the coding sequence ATGAAAAAGCCAGAACTAATGAGTCCGATTCGTGATTGGGCCAGTTTAGAAGCCTGCAAATCATATGCCAATGCAGTCTATTTTGGTGTTGATGAATTAAGTATGAGAGCGGCTTCCGGCATTAAAGTTTCTGAACTAGAAGCCTTTATAAAGAAGTGTCATTCTTACGGCATAAAAGGGTATTTAACGGTCAATTCTGTGGTATATAACCATGACATCAAAAAGGCCGAAAAGTTGCTTAAAAAGGCCAAAAAGGGGGGCGTAGACGCGGTTATTGTTTGGGACCCTGCGGTTATTCAGCTAGCTAGGAAAATAAAGATTCCTTTTATTGTTTCAACTCAAGCTAATATCTCTAATTACGAAGCTGCTTTATTTTATAAAAAGTTAGGCGCGAAGAGAATAGTTTTAGCTCGGGAGATGACTTTAAAGCAAATTAAAGAGTTAAAAAAGAAAGTTAAAATAGAGATTGAAGTTTTTGTTCACGGAGCAATGTGTATGGCTATTTCTGGCCGTTGTATTTTATCAGCCTACTTGTATGGCAAATCAGCTAATTGTGGAAGTTGTGCCCAACCTTGCAGAAAAGAGTGGACATTGTCAGATGAAGAAGGTAATGCAGTTTCCAATGAAGGAAAATATTTTATGAGCGCTAAAGATTTATGCATGATTGAATTCGTTCCAGAATTAATCAAGGCGGGAATAGATTCTTTTAAAATTGAAGGCAGAAGAAGAGATCCAAAATATATTGAAGTTGTTTCAAGATGCTATCGAGAAGCAATTGATGCATATTTTGATAAATCATTTACCAGTGAAAAAGTTAAAAAATGGAAAGAAGAATTATCTTCAGTTTACAATCGAGGATTTTCTACTGGTTTCTATTTTGGAACTCCAAGCAAAGAGGGAATCAGTTATGAAAAAGCTGATAATGTTTCTTTGGAAAAGAAAGTATTGGTTGGATATATTACTCATTATTATCCTAAAGTTAAATCAGGTTCGATAACATTAAATCACCTTGATTTAAAGGTGGGAGATAAGATTATTATTGAAGGAACCAATACGTATATTGAACAAAAAGTTGAGTCAATGCAGATTAAAAATAAAAGCATTGAAAAGGGAAAAAAAGGAGAAGAAGTGGCAATTGTTTTCAAAGATGTTGTTCGAAAAAATAATAAAGTATTTCTCTTAGAAAAGAGAAAAGTGTGA
- a CDS encoding phosphoribosylaminoimidazolesuccinocarboxamide synthase, with the protein MILTKVDAKSDDFEIVSDGKVQTHIQPLQERKRKERLAIYTDRISAGDERLPFGIVKKGKILLWLTVFFKTMFSNIIENDIISYDQEYAMASGGINKNRRKYRNRVLFIREVTQIPVECIARAYLAGSLFKEYQKRCLFTLGFLLPKDMKEYDKLGTAIFTPSIKNKEGHDENITYDQLVEFLRAWLAEEENKCFKIDAQILAQLLRSTTLAIFHAGSRFLNEKDLILADWKGEFGLYIDKNGETILVWSDEGITPDTARIWLKESYGEGKIPVGLDKDAVRNWINEHGGDRNVPTEIQMKTAIGYMSFAEKVLPKEFLDKIHIEPKY; encoded by the coding sequence ATGATTTTGACAAAAGTTGATGCTAAGTCAGATGATTTTGAAATTGTTTCTGATGGTAAAGTACAGACGCACATCCAACCGCTTCAAGAAAGAAAGAGAAAAGAACGCTTGGCAATTTATACCGACCGGATTTCGGCCGGTGACGAAAGATTGCCTTTTGGAATAGTCAAAAAAGGTAAAATACTCCTTTGGCTGACAGTATTTTTCAAGACAATGTTTTCAAACATTATCGAGAACGATATTATCAGTTATGACCAGGAGTACGCCATGGCCAGCGGTGGGATAAACAAAAACCGGCGCAAGTACAGAAATCGAGTTCTTTTCATTCGAGAAGTTACGCAGATTCCTGTCGAATGTATCGCAAGAGCATATCTTGCAGGATCTTTGTTTAAGGAGTATCAGAAGAGATGTCTCTTTACTCTTGGGTTTTTATTACCCAAAGATATGAAAGAGTACGACAAGCTTGGAACAGCTATCTTTACTCCAAGCATAAAGAATAAAGAAGGGCACGACGAGAACATTACTTACGATCAGCTAGTCGAATTTTTAAGAGCATGGCTGGCCGAAGAAGAGAACAAGTGTTTCAAGATTGATGCTCAAATCCTGGCCCAGCTTCTTCGTTCAACTACCTTGGCAATTTTCCATGCAGGATCCAGATTCCTTAATGAAAAGGATTTGATTCTTGCTGACTGGAAAGGAGAATTCGGACTCTACATCGATAAAAATGGCGAAACCATTCTTGTCTGGTCCGATGAGGGGATTACTCCTGATACTGCTCGCATCTGGCTGAAAGAATCTTATGGCGAAGGAAAGATTCCTGTCGGCCTAGATAAAGATGCAGTCAGAAACTGGATCAATGAACACGGAGGGGACAGAAATGTTCCTACTGAAATTCAAATGAAAACTGCAATAGGCTATATGTCCTTTGCAGAAAAAGTTCTTCCCAAAGAGTTTTTAGATAAAATACATATTGAGCCGAAATATTAA
- the obgE gene encoding GTPase ObgE produces MLIDDVTIRVRAGNGGKGCVAFQKSRFALGPTGGSGGEGGSFYFVGVSDLSALKQFRFKKAVQAEDGGNGKGEFVDGANGKDVIFKVPVGTVINNLDKNEKIEIVKIGEPVLMAKGGKGGRGNFLFRSSTNTTPMQCQPGIKGEAYTLRLELKMIADVGFIGLPNVGKSSLLKELTNANPKVANYPFTTLEPHLGVYYDLILADIPGLIEGASEGKGLGIKFLRHVERTKILFHLISAESEDFKRDYETIKKELEDYNPELLNKEEYIFITKTDMVDKDVLKERMSKWRKKKIPISIYDYDSIEKVKEILNEIMKKK; encoded by the coding sequence ATGCTTATAGATGATGTAACAATTAGGGTAAGAGCGGGAAATGGAGGCAAGGGATGCGTTGCATTTCAAAAGAGTAGATTTGCCTTAGGTCCGACAGGAGGCTCCGGAGGAGAAGGAGGCAGTTTTTATTTTGTCGGAGTTTCTGATTTAAGCGCTTTAAAACAATTTCGTTTCAAGAAAGCGGTTCAAGCCGAAGACGGAGGAAATGGAAAAGGTGAGTTTGTTGATGGAGCTAATGGCAAAGATGTTATTTTTAAGGTTCCAGTTGGAACCGTAATTAATAATTTAGATAAAAATGAGAAGATTGAAATAGTTAAAATTGGAGAGCCAGTTTTAATGGCTAAAGGAGGAAAGGGAGGAAGAGGTAATTTTCTTTTTCGTTCTTCAACTAATACGACTCCGATGCAGTGCCAACCAGGAATTAAAGGAGAGGCTTATACCTTAAGGCTTGAATTAAAGATGATTGCTGATGTTGGTTTTATTGGTTTGCCTAATGTTGGTAAATCAAGCTTATTAAAAGAGCTAACCAATGCTAATCCTAAAGTAGCTAACTATCCTTTTACAACATTAGAACCTCATTTAGGAGTTTATTACGATTTGATATTAGCTGATATTCCTGGATTGATTGAAGGAGCTTCAGAAGGAAAAGGCCTAGGAATTAAGTTTTTAAGACATGTTGAAAGAACTAAAATACTATTTCATTTAATTTCAGCTGAATCAGAAGATTTCAAAAGAGACTACGAAACAATTAAAAAAGAATTAGAAGATTATAATCCCGAATTGTTAAACAAAGAAGAATATATTTTTATAACCAAGACTGATATGGTGGATAAAGATGTTTTAAAAGAAAGAATGAGTAAATGGAGAAAGAAAAAGATTCCTATTTCCATTTACGACTATGATAGTATTGAAAAAGTTAAAGAAATACTAAACGAGATAATGAAAAAAAAGTAA
- a CDS encoding fibronectin type III domain-containing protein has protein sequence MKQIKLFKTLFSAIIFGFVVMPGLALSAGLTVQFEQTPLFKEASFVPGGTVTRFVKVTNTSGEEQKAIIEAINKSDPSGFSQKLNLEIKHGATVVFSGTLNQFFAAGEVNLSQVSNGSTEQYDLKISFDSDANNSFQDAVVGFDLLVGFNGEGATDNPGGGDGGGGGTVIYGGGGGGGSVVLPPGLIITGELSKQVSNEANEVEITWLTNYASTSAVIYDDKPNTFDFSKGEPSFGYAFYKSGDDSGLEKVVSHKVTLTGLVYGQTYYYRVVSHASPATIGREYSFVVDRSKITIGQESNNEPQPTATNGVTGGGSVNTEGGQSGSGAPVNGEGGNGSQNLTSEEGQKEVSNNNAFNMASLVSILPAWFIDNIWPILAIILAILGYMSWKKGKKEGGVKGSYFIKGAYCLWTISAVLFIIYFWRFL, from the coding sequence ATGAAACAGATCAAACTATTTAAAACATTGTTTTCCGCAATTATATTTGGTTTTGTAGTTATGCCTGGCTTAGCATTGTCAGCCGGACTTACGGTTCAGTTTGAACAAACTCCGCTTTTTAAAGAGGCGTCATTTGTTCCAGGTGGTACAGTAACTAGATTTGTAAAAGTAACAAATACAAGTGGTGAAGAACAGAAAGCAATCATTGAAGCTATTAATAAAAGCGATCCTTCTGGATTCTCTCAGAAATTGAATTTAGAGATAAAGCATGGTGCGACTGTAGTTTTTAGTGGCACATTGAATCAATTTTTTGCGGCTGGTGAAGTAAATTTATCTCAAGTAAGTAACGGTTCAACAGAACAGTATGATCTTAAGATATCTTTTGATTCAGATGCAAATAATTCTTTCCAAGATGCGGTAGTTGGATTTGATTTACTCGTTGGATTTAATGGAGAAGGTGCAACCGATAATCCTGGTGGCGGTGATGGCGGTGGTGGCGGCACAGTTATTTATGGCGGTGGTGGCGGAGGTGGATCAGTTGTTCTTCCTCCTGGCTTGATTATAACTGGGGAATTAAGTAAACAAGTTTCAAATGAAGCAAATGAGGTTGAGATAACTTGGCTAACAAATTATGCTTCGACCAGTGCGGTAATCTACGATGACAAACCGAATACTTTTGATTTTTCAAAAGGTGAACCATCTTTTGGCTATGCTTTTTATAAATCAGGTGATGATTCTGGGTTAGAAAAGGTAGTTTCTCATAAAGTAACTTTAACAGGTTTAGTATATGGACAAACTTATTACTATAGGGTTGTTTCACATGCTTCTCCAGCAACGATTGGAAGAGAATATAGTTTTGTCGTGGATCGTTCTAAAATAACAATTGGACAAGAGTCAAATAACGAACCTCAGCCAACAGCAACAAACGGTGTTACAGGAGGAGGATCAGTAAATACAGAAGGAGGACAATCTGGTTCAGGTGCACCGGTGAATGGTGAGGGTGGTAATGGTTCACAAAATTTAACAAGCGAAGAAGGTCAAAAAGAAGTATCGAATAATAATGCTTTTAATATGGCATCTTTAGTATCAATACTTCCTGCTTGGTTTATTGATAATATTTGGCCTATTTTAGCGATAATACTTGCTATCCTTGGTTATATGTCCTGGAAGAAAGGGAAAAAAGAAGGTGGAGTAAAGGGTAGCTATTTTATAAAAGGTGCCTATTGTTTATGGACAATTTCTGCAGTGTTATTTATTATTTATTTTTGGAGATTTTTATAA